Below is a genomic region from Rhinolophus sinicus isolate RSC01 linkage group LG11, ASM3656204v1, whole genome shotgun sequence.
CTGTAATCAGCTGTAATCAGGCCAGtcctgccccacctcctccctccctgggtATATCAGGGCTGGTCCAGACCCCAGGCTCTGTCTTGGCAAAGGAGGGCAGCTGCACTGGGCACCATGGGGAAGGCAGtgagtgggggctggggtcaggggtcCGGGGCTTGGAGTTTGGAGGCAGGGGTTCTAGTGGGATCTGATGTCTCTCCTTCCCCTGTCCCCAGGAGAATTACGAGCTATACTCAGTAGAGCTGGGACCTGGCCCTGGTGGGGACATGGCAGCCAAACTGAGCAAGAAGAAGGCAGGCAGTGGTGGGGGCAAGAAGAAGGAGAAGCTGGAGCACATGAAAAAGGAGATGGAGATCGTGAGCGTGGGGCtatggggctgggtgggggcctggggtgggagccGGTGAGAGCTGGACAGCAAATGTCCTGCCCCCATCACACAGAATGACCACCAGCTgtcagtgacagagctggaacAGAAATACCAGACCAGTGCGACAAAGGtgagctgggggcagagggaggagtgggtacagagaagggggaggggtggagagggagagagggggaggaaaaagggaaaatgcattagagagagagaaggaggggtgagagagagagagagagagagagaaacagaagcagatgaaaagagacagaaagagagagaagtagagacacagagaggcagagaaattggcaagagaaataGGGGCAGAGACAACaggaagacagaaacagaaagatgggagaggagagagacacaaAGGAGGGAATGGTGAAGGGACAGGAACAGAGACaaacaaggagaaagaaatgaagaggcaAAAGACAGCTGAGGTGGGGGAGATGGAtagagggaaagaggggaaggagagacagaagagCCACCCCGCTGAGGAAGTATATGGGGAGAGGAAAGCCTTAGCAGCCACCACTGCCCCCACCCTACCCTGTCTCCAGGGCCTGTCTGCCAGCCTGGCAGCAGAGCTGCTGCTGCGTGATGGGCCCAACGCACTGCGGCCACCGAAGGGTACCCCGGAGTATGTCAAGTTCGCACGGCAGCTGGCAGGCGGTCTGCAGTGCCTCATGTGGGTAGCTGCTGCCATCTGCCTCATTGCCTTTGGTATCCAGGCCAGTGAGGGTGACCTTACCACTGATGACAATGTGAGTAGTGGGTGCTGGGGGGACAGACACGGGACACAGGGACATAGGGTGGGGATACAGAGACATGGAAATGCAGTTCCAAGACATGGTCATGGGGGATGAAGGACTTTTGGATATGGAACAGACCCAAGGTCACAGGGGACACAGGGGAGAATGTGTCTCAGATATGGAGGATGTAGGTGGGGatacaaagacaaagaaatacaatacTTAAGATATGGGACTTGGGAAATAGAACATTGGGCAGATCAAGAACAGAGGGCACAATGGACATTGGGACACAGACGTGGTACGCAAGGGCATAGAGACATAAGGGACCCAAAACTCAGGACACAGTACATGGACAGACATAAGACATTAGACATGGAAGCACAGAGACACAGAATATCAAGATGCAGGATGAGAGGACACTGGATATAGACAGAGGTCAGAACAAGGAACTTGGGGACTTAGGGACATGTGACATTGAATGTGACATAGGATGAGAACCCAGAGGTAGTTAGACATGGGAGACACTGGACATAGAGACTTGGAATTTGGAACATGAGACGCTGATCATGGAGTTCAGAATATGAAGCATGATAATATTGACAGCACACAGATACATGGAAATGGGGACATGAGAGCACAGGAACCATTGGGTATAAGGGACACAGAGGATGGCACACAGATTATGAAAACACAGAATATGCAACTTGGAGCACAGGGAGTATAGCACCCGGGAACATGAGGAGACACACGGTAGTGGGCCTGTGGGCTGCACAACTTGGAGGACACAGAAAAAGGGACCACGTGGAACCAAGGTGCACAAATCATAGGGTATTGGGGACATGGGCACAAGTCCTGGGATATGGGGACATGGGGACCTAGGATTCAGGGGCCAGAGGATATGGGATGCAGGGACCGAGGGACACAAGACCCTGAAAATACATGGCACTTCAACGTAGGATGTGAAGAATATGGGGACAGGAGACAAAGGCCCCAGGGAATAGTGCACGAGGCTTCTCAGTAGAGTGGGGAAAACCATAGCAGCAGTGACCCCAAGAACACCAGGGGAccagggagcaggcaggtggcaTCAAGCAGGGAGCTTCCAGCGCTGACTCATAGCCAGCCCCCggtcctcctcccccagctgtACCTGGCTGTGGCCCTCATCGCTGTGGTTGTGGTCACCGGTTGCTTTGGCTACTACCAAGAGTTTAAGAGCACCAACATCATCGCCAGCTTTAAGAACCTCGTGCCCCAGGTGggtcccccagccctggccactTCAAGTTCCAGAGACTCCGCACCAGCTCAGGCAGGCTCCTGGCATCTCTGTGTGGCCCCTCCCATCAAGCCCCACCTGCCTTCATCCTTGGTCTCCATTTCTCCCCCTTTATCTCCCCACATCCCCACTGTCCTGAGCAACTTCCGCTCCCACTCACGGCCCGCCTTAGCTCTGGTGCTCCTGTTCCACCCACAGCAAGCAACTGTGATCCGAGATGGGGACAAGATCCAGATCAACGCAGATCAGCTTGTGGTGGGTGATCTGGTGGAGATGAAAGGTGGGGATCGAGTGCCAGCCGACATCCGCATACTCCAGGCCCAGGGCTGCAAGGTGGACAACTCCTCGCTGACGGGAGAGTCTGAGCCACAGACCCGCTCGCCTGAGTGTACACACGAGAGCCCCCTGGAGACCCGCAACATTGCCTTCTTCTCCACCATGTGCCTTGAGGGTGTGTGAGGCCCCGGCCTGTCCACCCAGCTGACCACACGGCCTCCACACTCCCCATGGCTAACACTGCCCCTTTTCTGCTACATTCTATGACACACTGCCTCCCCACTTCAATGACTGCTACCTCTTTGGGTCACAATACCTCTCTAGCTCCCACGGTTGCTACCCTCTTCCAAGGTCACACTGCCTGCATGACTGCCTTCCATTACTGCCCCCTCCTTCAGTTCCCATGGCTGTGCATGCCCCCACTGCTGCCAGTCCGGCCCTGAGTCCTCTTGACCCCATTGTAGgcacagcacagggcctggtggTCAACACGGGGGACCGCACCATCATCGGGCGCATCGCGTCACTGGCATCTGGagtagaaaatgagaaaacacccATTGCTATTGAGATCGAACATTTTGTGGACATCATCGCAGGCCTGGCCATCCTCTTTGGTGCCACATTTTTTGTGGTGGCCATGTGCATCGGCTACACCTTCCTGCGGGCCATGGTCTTCTTCATGGCCATCGTGGTAGCTTATGTGCCTGAGGGGCTGCTGGCCACTGTCACGGTGAGTTGGGGAGGCCAGAGAGGGGTACAGAGAACTGTCCCTCTGTCCATTCATGCAGGCTTCTCTCCACCATCtctctgtctgtccatctgtccatttatttcccatcctcccacccacctTCTCATCATCCAACTTTCCACCTTCCCACCCCACATCTCTCCACCTAtccattcactcagcaaacagtCACAGAGGCTACACTGGGTCCTGTCCTCCTGTGCCACACACTGAAGACACAGAGATGAACAGACAGAGCCCTTGACTGGAGGAGGCCAAGGTCCGGTGTAGGCGTCCTTCAATAGTCAGCTCAGAGGAGGTTGAGGGAATGTTCATTTTCTCATATTGATTGTGTTGATAAGACAACTTACAGAACCTCAGCTAGAGCAGCTTACAGAGGTGCCTGGCGACATTTATCCGGGCAGCTTGGGGAGGAATCCCAAGTAGAAAGCATGGGATGGACAAAAGCGTGGAGACAAGAAAAAGCCTGGGTGCTGTGGAGGAATGCTGCATATGCAGCACTATGGCTGGGTTAAAGGATCTCCAGTGCTGTGAGAGGAGGGAAGTAGGACTGGAAGACTGGCCTCCATGCCGGTGTTTCTCACCCTTCCCCCAGGTCTGCCTGTCCCTGACAGCCAAGCGGCTGGCCAGCAAGAACTGTGTAGTCAAGAACCTGGAAGCAGTGGAGACACTGGGCTCCACCTCAGTAATCTGCTCTGACAAGACGGGGACCCTCACTCAGAATCGCATGACTGTGTCCCATCTGTGGTTTGACAATCACGTCCACTCAGCTGACACTACAGAAGACCAGTCAGGTGCGGCGGCGGAAGGAGACAGGTGCTGGGGCAGGATGTGGCAGGCCTAGATGGGAGCTCTGAGGTTACTGAAGGGACCCGGGGCAGGACTTTGCATTAATGGACAGGGACTTCGTTCTGATCAGGAAGAGGGCTGGGTCCAGGGACCAGGCAGGGGGCTAAGCTCCGAAGGGGCCTGGGATGGAGTCTCATATGACTTTCATAGAAGACTCAATACTGGGTCTGGAGAGAAGGCTCCTGTCCCGGGGTATGAGGAGGGGTGTGGGTCCCATCCAGGTCTGGGCAGGGGATCCTGCCCTGAATCTAGGGGGAGGGGCTCGGTTCTGGTGTGGGAGGACAGGCGCTTTGGGCCTGGTGCCTGCGTGGAGTCCCCTCGCGAGCCCAGCCTGGACGCCTGGCCTGCAGGGCAGACATTTGACCAGTCCTCGGAGACATGGAGGGCGCTGTGCCGCGTGCTCACCTTGTGCAACCGCGCTACGTTCAAGTCGGGCCAGGACGCGGTACCCGTGCCCAAGGTGAGAGCCGGGGAGACTCGGGGGACACCGGGGGCCTGGTGCAACCCGGCTCGCCCCTGACACCGGCTCTCGCTCCCAGCGCATCGTAATCGGGGACGCGTCCGAGACGGCGCTGCTCAAGTTCTCCGAGCTGACGCTAGGCAACGCCATGGGCTACCGCGAGCGTTTCCCCAAAGTCTGCGAGATACCCTTCAACTCCACCAACAAGTTCCAGGTGTGCGCCCGCCGGGCCGGCCCCGCCCGCGGCTCAGTCCCACCCACGGCAAGCCCTGTCCACTGCAGGCTCGACCTGTCCACTGCAGGGCGGGCCTGTGAAGGGCTTCGCTCCCAGTCTCCTCCCTCTCCATAGCCAAACCCCACCCACATCTCCCGTCTCGTTCACAGCCCTATGGCCTGGCCACGCCCGTAGCCACTTAGACCAGGGATCTTAGGCCTTCGGTGGTGGGTAGCTCACAATCCAGTTCTCCCCCAGTCCGACTCCGGACGCTAATTCGGTCCGTTCCCCGCGCCTAAGCCCCTAACTACACCCCGAGCCCTACCCCAAACCTCGGTCTCTAGCTACGACCAGCCCAGCCCCTACCTTACCCTCCCAAGGCACTTTGGACCGACGTCAGCCCAGCTCCCTACCCCCTTGACCTCGCCCACCACACCATCCCCTGCCCCCCGCCCACAGCTGTCCATCCACACGCTGGAGGACCCGCGGGACCCGCGGCACGTGCTGGTGATGAAGGGCGCCCCCGAGCGTGTGCTGGAGCGCTGTAGCTCCATCCTCATCAAGGGCCAGGAGCTGCCGCTGGATGAGCAATGGCGTGAGGCCTTCCAGACTGCCTACCTCAGCCTGGGAGGCCTGGGCGAACGCGTGCTGGGTGAGACCCCCATGGTGGGGTAGAGGGCGAACCAGCCTGCGAGAAGGAGCTAGCACAGACCCAGCTCAGTCTTCCCGGGACAGCCCTGGTCCTGACCTTTCCTATCCTTGGCTTACAGCTGACACACTCACCTTTGCTTTTCCCTGTCTCACTCCCAATCCCTGTCTATCCTCAATTGACCCGGCCCCTCCCAACCTGTTCTCGCTTGGACCTTTTCTATCCTGACCTGACCTTTGACCCCTTGGTTTTCCCAGCTCTTGCCCCAAGTGATGACCTGCCTTTGCTTTCACCGCCACTTTTCACAGTCCTCATGACCCTTTGACCTTCACCAGTCCCTGCCTCAACTCAAAAGACTTCCCTAATCCTTGTCCTGACCTCTGACATTCCCTAATTTTTGTCCTGACTCCTTAAACTTCCATAACCCCTGCCTCAACCCTAGAAGGCACAGACCTGTGGTCTAGTTCTGGATTTTTCAtgttacttgctgtgtgaccac
It encodes:
- the ATP4A gene encoding potassium-transporting ATPase alpha chain 1 isoform X1, giving the protein MGKAENYELYSVELGPGPGGDMAAKLSKKKAGSGGGKKKEKLEHMKKEMEINDHQLSVTELEQKYQTSATKGLSASLAAELLLRDGPNALRPPKGTPEYVKFARQLAGGLQCLMWVAAAICLIAFGIQASEGDLTTDDNLYLAVALIAVVVVTGCFGYYQEFKSTNIIASFKNLVPQQATVIRDGDKIQINADQLVVGDLVEMKGGDRVPADIRILQAQGCKVDNSSLTGESEPQTRSPECTHESPLETRNIAFFSTMCLEGTAQGLVVNTGDRTIIGRIASLASGVENEKTPIAIEIEHFVDIIAGLAILFGATFFVVAMCIGYTFLRAMVFFMAIVVAYVPEGLLATVTVCLSLTAKRLASKNCVVKNLEAVETLGSTSVICSDKTGTLTQNRMTVSHLWFDNHVHSADTTEDQSGQTFDQSSETWRALCRVLTLCNRATFKSGQDAVPVPKRIVIGDASETALLKFSELTLGNAMGYRERFPKVCEIPFNSTNKFQLSIHTLEDPRDPRHVLVMKGAPERVLERCSSILIKGQELPLDEQWREAFQTAYLSLGGLGERVLGFCQLYLSEKDYPPGYAFDVEAMNFPTSGLCFAGLVSMIDPPRATVPDAVLKCRTAGIRVIMVTGDHPITAKAIAASVGIISEGSETVEDIAARLRVPVDQVNRKDARACVINGMQLKDMDPSELVEALRTHPEMVFARTSPQQKLVIVESCQRLGAIVAVTGDGVNDSPALKKADIGVAMGIAGSDAAKNAADMILLDDNFASIVTGVEQGRLIFDNLKKSIAYTLTKNIPELTPYLIYITVSVPLPLGCITILFIELCTDIFPSVSLAYEKAESDIMHLRPRNPKRDRLVNEPLAAYSYFQIGAIQSFAGFADYFTAMAQEGWFPLLCVGLRPQWENHHLQDLQDSYGQEWTFGQRLYQQYTCYTVFFISIEMCQIADVLIRKTRRLSTFQQGFFRNKILVIAIVFQVCVGCFLCYCPGMPNIFNFMPIRFQWWLVPMPFGLLIFVYDEIRKLGVRCCPGSWWDQELYY
- the ATP4A gene encoding potassium-transporting ATPase alpha chain 1 isoform X2, with amino-acid sequence MGKAENYELYSVELGPGPGGDMAAKLSKKKAGSGGGKKKEKLEHMKKEMEINDHQLSVTELEQKYQTSATKGLSASLAAELLLRDGPNALRPPKGTPEYVKFARQLAGGLQCLMWVAAAICLIAFGIQASEGDLTTDDNLYLAVALIAVVVVTGCFGYYQEFKSTNIIASFKNLVPQQATVIRDGDKIQINADQLVVGDLVEMKGTAQGLVVNTGDRTIIGRIASLASGVENEKTPIAIEIEHFVDIIAGLAILFGATFFVVAMCIGYTFLRAMVFFMAIVVAYVPEGLLATVTVCLSLTAKRLASKNCVVKNLEAVETLGSTSVICSDKTGTLTQNRMTVSHLWFDNHVHSADTTEDQSGQTFDQSSETWRALCRVLTLCNRATFKSGQDAVPVPKRIVIGDASETALLKFSELTLGNAMGYRERFPKVCEIPFNSTNKFQLSIHTLEDPRDPRHVLVMKGAPERVLERCSSILIKGQELPLDEQWREAFQTAYLSLGGLGERVLGFCQLYLSEKDYPPGYAFDVEAMNFPTSGLCFAGLVSMIDPPRATVPDAVLKCRTAGIRVIMVTGDHPITAKAIAASVGIISEGSETVEDIAARLRVPVDQVNRKDARACVINGMQLKDMDPSELVEALRTHPEMVFARTSPQQKLVIVESCQRLGAIVAVTGDGVNDSPALKKADIGVAMGIAGSDAAKNAADMILLDDNFASIVTGVEQGRLIFDNLKKSIAYTLTKNIPELTPYLIYITVSVPLPLGCITILFIELCTDIFPSVSLAYEKAESDIMHLRPRNPKRDRLVNEPLAAYSYFQIGAIQSFAGFADYFTAMAQEGWFPLLCVGLRPQWENHHLQDLQDSYGQEWTFGQRLYQQYTCYTVFFISIEMCQIADVLIRKTRRLSTFQQGFFRNKILVIAIVFQVCVGCFLCYCPGMPNIFNFMPIRFQWWLVPMPFGLLIFVYDEIRKLGVRCCPGSWWDQELYY